From Streptomyces fungicidicus, one genomic window encodes:
- a CDS encoding MaoC family dehydratase, translating to MPRIVHGIDEITGLAGQDLGHSGWRPVTQELIDAFAEVSGDHQWIHTDTERAAAGPYGRTIAHGYMILSWGIPLFSELLEVRGVGMALNYGVNKVRFPAPVPVGSRVRLHASVAAVEPVKRGGVQVTRSFTFELEDSAKPACAAESLTHYYP from the coding sequence ATGCCCCGCATCGTCCACGGCATCGACGAGATCACCGGTCTCGCCGGCCAGGACCTCGGTCACTCCGGCTGGCGGCCGGTGACCCAGGAGCTCATCGACGCCTTCGCCGAGGTCTCCGGCGACCACCAGTGGATCCACACCGACACGGAGCGCGCCGCCGCCGGGCCTTACGGCCGGACCATCGCCCACGGCTACATGATCCTCAGCTGGGGCATCCCGCTGTTCTCGGAACTGCTCGAGGTGCGGGGCGTCGGCATGGCCCTCAACTACGGGGTCAACAAGGTGCGCTTCCCGGCCCCGGTGCCGGTCGGCAGCCGTGTCCGCCTGCACGCGTCCGTCGCCGCCGTCGAACCGGTCAAGCGGGGCGGAGTGCAGGTGACGCGGTCCTTCACCTTCGAGCTGGAGGACTCCGCCAAACCGGCCTGCGCGGCCGAGTCCCTCACGCACTACTACCCGTGA